One stretch of Arachis duranensis cultivar V14167 chromosome 1, aradu.V14167.gnm2.J7QH, whole genome shotgun sequence DNA includes these proteins:
- the LOC107468431 gene encoding uncharacterized protein LOC107468431: protein MADSDVADDQNSGWFQVKKKHRNTSKFSLQSWVGGFSGKNASNSMRTQHSVNKNNENLHSKHNANLSRLGQNFSENPVPGNVVGSPSVSNEEEGKSFLNICEIRHNSESEKLAPAARMTDSQGKLEEAQKLAEVVKPDKGQKIRWGDLEEQDLAQPHEKLIGVGIKFGSIGDDSVLSCRKPENIPDVVPCDSNNSPEKDLTVLAETVDAEIASHQIPLLRCKDEMLVENGKDDKTLSLEDSKKPEMDAEKVDPDEGTSSRDEKNDEVNKQENNSGTKNDLFSAKDAVVVESQAQTVTNDLSDIEVSKLPAQNCSSSNAVTAQGTVSQLREREPEVAGGSSASIEVRDSPYGNAENIVPNSHNFSASEDVDSNESKERFRQRLWCFLFENLNRSVDELYLLCELECDLEQMKEAILVLEEAASDFKELITRVEEFEKVKKSSQTFDEVPVILKSDHRRPHALSWEVRRMTTSPHRADILSSSLEAFRKIQQERAGMQSGSDTENTISKRLSSASVNNVKRSQTNGRTDLVTKPKKNNGSSDANQGNLNVKRNNVEGGEPSADTVQSECKQPDKILTSEVVLSENSASFTTTKSKRDGPGSGVDKLLSKKDKMPTEVVNEKNPRSTDNIRRQIPVSEKDKEKRNIAQSKSLNAWKEKRNWEDILSSPFRVSSRMSYSPSIGRKSAERVRMLHDKLLSPEKKKKTASDLKREAEEKHARAMRIRSELENERVQKLQRTSQKLNRVSQWHAVRHTKLREGMHARHQRSESRHEAFLAQVVKRAGDESSKVNEVRFITSLNEENKKLILRQKLHESEMRRAEKLQVIKSKQREDLAREEAVLERRRLIEAEKLQRLAEIQRRKEEAQVRREEERKASSAAREARAIEQLRRKEERAKAQQEEAELLAQKLAERLNESEQRRKIYLEQIRERANLRDQSSPLMRRSINKEGQGRSAPTNGSDDPQTNIASGTGSILGIGNITMQHAMKRRIKRIRQKLMSLKYEFVEPPLGAESGGIGYRVAVGAARAKVGRWLQELKRLRQARKEGATNIGLIISEMIKFLEGKDPELQASRQAGLLDFIASALPASHTSKPEACQVTLHLLKLLRVVISVPANRTYFLAQNFLPPIIPMLSASLENYIKIAASISSPSNISLPSLNKASVENFESISEILNNFLWIVTAIFGHVSSEERQLQMRDGLLELLISYQVIHRLRDLFALHDRPQMEGSAFPAPILLSIHLLVVLTCSPGTVSYIDWESSAVAMQQEIGSEMTKFADSTHSFLNNSWGDYGPLSTINGSTVMHLPDVPEDRPLDEIVKMNGSDEAISNGKDSKLEHNSSAKLKNDDMIKMDEPDELKKNQSRDIINSSVSPKDEKHAGVIVTAPKNGKVSNSAQPLAFLLSALSETGLVSLPSLLTAVLLQANNRSSSEQGSFILPSNFEEVAAGVLKVLNNVALLDLVFLQRMLARPDLKMEIFHLMSFLLSHCAGKWKAPNDQVGSLMLESLSLLGHFALFHPGNQAVLRWGKSPTILHKVCDLPFVFFSDPELMPILAGTLVAACYGCEQNKFVVQQELSVDMLLSLLRSCRSSSPASQLNPTLDNSSIDDSSECNQLGSESRKPLSDIPTKHSRSNVNGKGSRASLIKVGASGNSIKTGRIRSLRDGKATKSSEEMATKNTHCVFETSTLMLHCRFPHSFIDKVEQFFSAEIPNGVDEV, encoded by the exons ATGGCGGACAGTGATGTAGCAGATGATCAGAACTCAGGATGGTTCCAAGTCaaaaag AAGCACAGAAATACCTCAAAATTCTCATTGCAGAGTTGGGTAGGAGGATTTTCAGGGAAAAATGCTTCTAACTCTATGCGGACTCAGCATTCagtgaataaaaataatgaaaatttacaTAGCAAGCACAATGCCAATCTCTCAAGATTAGGGCAGAATTTTTCAGAGAATCCTGTTCCTGGGAATGTTGTAGGATCTCCTTCAGTGTCAAATGAAGAAGAGGGCAAAAGTTTCCTTAATATATGCGAGATTAGACATAATAGTGAAAGCGAGAAGTTGGCTCCAGCAGCACGTATGACGGATTCTCAAGGTAAACTTGAAGAAGCCCAGAAACTAGCTGAAGTTGTTAAGCCTGACAAAGGCCAGAAAATCAGATGGGGTGATTTAGAAGAGCAGGACTTGGCTCAGCCACATGAAAAATTGATTGGAGTTGGAATCAAGTTTGGTAGTATTGGAGATGATAGTGTGCTTAGCTGCAGAAAGCCTGAGAATATTCCTGATGTAGTTCCTTGTGATTCGAATAATTCCCCAGAGAAAGACTTGACAGTGTTGGCGGAGACTGTTGATGCAGAGATTGCCTCTCATCAGATCCCTCTGTTGAGATGTAAGGATGAAATGCTTGTTGAAAATGGTAAAGATGATAAGACTTTATCTTTGGAAGATTCGAAAAAACCAGAAATGGATGCGGAAAAAGTTGACCCAGATGAAGGCACATCATCTCGTGATGAGAAAAATGATGAAGTcaataaacaagaaaataatagTGGCACTAAAAATGATTTGTTTTCGGCCAAAGATGCTGTGGTGGTTGAAAGTCAAGCACAAACAGTTACCAATGATCTAAGTGATATTGAAGTTTCAAAATTACCAGCACAAAATTGCAGTTCAAGCAACGCAGTTACTGCCCAGGGTACTGTTTCACAACTTCGTGAAAGGGAACCCGAAGTTGCAGGTGGTTCTAGTGCTTCTATTGAAGTTAGGGATTCACCGTATGGTAATGCAGAAAATATTGTTCCAAACTCTCATAACTTCAGTGCCTCTGAGGATGTTGATTCGAATGAAAGCAAAGAAAGGTTCAGACAGAGGCTCTGGTGCTTTCTATTTGAGAACCTGAATAGGTCTGTAGATGAACTTTATCTTCTTTGTGAGCTAGAATGTGATTTGGAGCAGATGAAAGAGGCAATTCTTGTTCTTGAGGAGGCTGCATCTGATTTTAAAGAGCTTATCACTAGAGTTGAGGAAtttgaaaaagttaaaaagTCTTCTCAAACATTTGATGAAGTTCCTGTCATCTTGAAGAGTGATCATCGCAGACCACATGCTCTCTCATGGGAG GTCCGACGGATGACAACATCACCACATAGGGCAGATATACTGTCTTCATCTCTCGAGGCATTTAGAAAGATTCAACAGGAGCGTGCTGGCATGCAATCGGGTAGTGACACAGAAAATACCATTTCTAAACGTTTGAGTTCGGCCTCTGTTAACAATGTGaaaagatctcaaaccaatggCAGAACAGACTTAGTGACAAAGCCAAAAAAGAATAATGGATCTTCAGATGCTAACCAAGGGAATCTGAATGTAAAACGGAATAATGTTGAAGGGGGGGAACCCAGTGCTGACACTGTACAAAGTGAATGTAAGCAACCAGATAAAATATTAACTTCAGAAGTTGTTCTATCTGAAAATTCTGCTTCTTTTACCACCACTAAAAGTAAAAGAGATGGACCTGGATCTGGAGTTGACAAGCTGCTTTCTAAGAAAGATAAAATGCCAACTGAAGTAGTTAATGAGAAAAACCCCAGATCAACAGATAACATTAGGAGGCAAatacctgtatctgaaaaagaTAAGGAAAAGAGGAATATTGCACAGAGTAAATCCTTGAATGCTTGGAAGGAGAAGAGGAACTGGGAGGACATACTTTCATCTCCATTTCGTGTATCTTCCCGCATGTCATACTCACCCAGCATTGGCAGGAAAAGTGCTGAACGTGTACGTATGCTGCATGATAAATTATTGTCTcctgaaaaaaagaagaaaaccgCTTCAGATTTAAAAAGAGAAGCAGAAGAAAAGCATGCCCGTGCTATGAGAATCAGAAGTGAGTTAGAGAATGAGAGAGTCCAAAAGCTTCAACGCACATCTCAAAAATTAAATCGTGTAAGTCAATGGCACGCTGTTCGTCATACGAAGTTGCGAGAGGGAATGCATGCCCGTCACCAACGCAGTGAATCTCGCCATGAAGCTTTTCTTGCTCAAGTGGTGAAGAGAGCCGGTGATGAAAGTAGCAAGGTAAATGAGGTGCGGTTCATTACTTCCTtaaatgaagaaaataaaaaattgatattacgTCAGAAGCTCCATGAGTCAGAGATGAGGAGAGCTGAAAAGCTTCAGGTTATAAAATCTAAGCAAAGGGAGGATTTGGCAAGGGAAGAAGCTGTCCTAGAGCGCCGAAGACTCATTGAGGCTGAAAAGTTACAGCGTCTAGCTGAGATTCAGCGGAGAAAGGAGGAGGCCCAAGTCAGAAgggaagaggaaagaaaagcaTCAAGTGCAGCACGGGAAGCAAGAGCAATTGAACAGCTtcgaagaaaggaagaaagagccAAAGCACAACAAGAGGAAGCTGAACTTTTAGCCCAGAAATTGGCAGAGAGACTAAATGAAAGCGAACAACGTCGGAAGATTTACCTAGAGCAAATTCGGGAGAGAGCAAATTTGAGGGATCAATCATCCCCTTTGATGCGTCGATCAATAAATAAAGAGGGGCAAGGTAGATCTGCCCCTACAAATGGCAGTGATGATCCTCAAACAAACATTGCCTCTGGCACAGGCTCCATCCTTGGAATTGGCAATATCACAATGCAACATGCAATGAAGAGAAGAATTAAGAGAATTAGACAAAAGCTTATGTCTTTAAAGTATGAGTTTGTTGAGCCTCCTCTTGGAGCTGAAAGTGGTGGCATTGGATATAGAGTAGCAGTCGGTGCTGCCAGGGCAAAGGTTGGTCGGTGGCTTCAAGAACTTAAAAGACTTAGACAGGCAAGAAAAGAAGGTGCCACAAATATAGGGCTAATTATTTCTGAAATGATCaag tttttggagggaaaagatcCTGAGCTACAAGCATCTCGTCAAGCTGGACTACTTGATTTTATTGCTTCTGCCTTGCCTGCTTCTCACACATCAAAACCTGAAGCATGTCAGGTTACATTGCACCTATTGAAACTACTGAGAGTAGTAATATCTGTGCCTGCAAACAGGACTTACTTCCTCGCACAGAATTTTTTGCCTCCAATCATCCCTATGCTGTCAGCTTCTCTTGAGAACTACATAAAGATTGCAGCATCTATAAGTTCACCCAGTAACATAAGTTTGCCATCATTGAATAAAGCATCCGTTGAGAACTTTGAATCAATTTCCGAAATATTAAATAACTTTTTGTGGATTGTCACTGCAATTTTTGGGCATGTAAGTTCAGAGGAAAGGCAACTTCAGATGCGGGATGGCTTGCTGGAGTTACTGATTTCCTATCAAGTGATACACCGGTTACGAGATCTTTTTGCACTTCATGATAGGCCTCAGATGGAAGGTTCCGCATTTCCTGCTCCCATTCTCTTAAGCATACATCTTTTGGTAGTTTTGACTTGCAGTCCTGGAACAGTGAGTTATATTGATTGGGAATCTTCTGCTGTTGCAATGCAGCAGGAAATTGGCAGCGAAATGACTAAGTTTGCTGATTCTACACATTCTTTCTTGAATAACTCCTGGGGAGATTATGGTCCCTTGTCCACTATTAATGGTAGCACAGTTATGCATTTACCTGATGTCCCAGAGGACAGACCATTGGATGAAATAGTTAAGATGAATGGGAGTGATGAAGCCATTTCTAATGGCAAGGATTCTAAATTGGAGCATAATAGCTCTGCTAAATTGAAAAATGATGATATGATCAAGATGGATGAGCCAGATGAACTGAAGAAAAATCAAAGCAGGGATATTATCAATTCTTCTGTTTCCCCGAAAGATGAAAAACATGCAGGGGTAATTGTTACAGCACCAAAGAATGGAAAAGTATCAAATTCGGCTCAGCCACTGGCATTTCTTCTTTCTGCTCTTTCCGAAACAGGACTTGTTAGTCTCCCTTCTCTTTTGACTGCTGTTCTACTGCAAGCAAACAATAGATCATCCTCTGAACAA GGCTCATTTATCCTTCCATCTAATTTTGAAGAGGTGGCAGCCGGAGTACTAAAGGTGCTGAACAATGTGGCACTTTTGGATCTTGTATTTTTGCAGCGAATGCTG GCTAGGCCCGATCTGAAAATGGAAATTTTCCATTTAATGAGCTTCTTACTTTCTCATTGTGCTGGCAAGTGGAAAGCACCTAATGATCAG GTTGGTTCATTAATGCTTGAATCTCTGTCACTTCTGGGACACTTTGCATTATTCCATCCTGGAAATCAGGCTGTTCTTCGATGGGGAAAGAGCCCTACCATCCTACATAAG GTATGCGATCTGCCTTTTGTTTTCTTCAGTGACCCAGAGTTGATGCCAATCCTGGCTGGCACATTAGTAGCTGCATGTTACGGGTGCGAGCAGAACAAGTTCGTAGTCCAGCAAGAACTGAGTGTTGATATGCTACTTTCGTTGCTCAGATCTTGCAGAAGTTCTTCACCTGCATCTCAGCTTAACCCAACCTTGGACAATTCCTCAATAGATGATTCTAGTGAATGCAATCAATTAGGTTCTGAATCCAGAAAGCCTCTGTCGGACATTCCTACGAAACACAGCCGTTCCAATGTCAATGGTAAAGGCTCTCGCGCCTCCTTAATAAAGGTTGGTGCTTCAGGTAATAGCATTAAAACTGGCAGGATAAGAAGCCTAAGGGATGGCAAGGCAACCAAGAGTTCTGAAGAAATGGCTACCAAGAACACACACTGTGTTTTTGAGACCTCAACTTTAATGTTGCACTGTAGATTTCCTCACAGCTTCATTGATAAAGTAGAGCAATTCTTTTCTGCAGAAATTCCAAATGGTGTTGATGAAGTGTGA
- the LOC107471794 gene encoding uncharacterized protein LOC107471794, which translates to MENRQHLRRVSFTDPQPPKHHGSSGTRDNNAWSWLKRTNFHYEDIDDEHATSVAAAAFAIHSLEEEESRNSQKIREGPKSSRTRTMRTKENISRNPSYGETSMKRSFGQDPRTKETALPVRRSSSVSSPKPPPPAQAVYQKEKGIPILHKNVSNGPQTWQKTNIEKIQQRYEKIKSKILSLKCVKKIQTKFQIERKKRELKKKREMQTLNHRNKMERIGMLSQGSRVEDKRKNEEWEARENSNRIRKTGKVPVKCSCFNPR; encoded by the exons ATGGAAAACAGACAACATCTGAGAAG GGTGTCATTTACTGATCCACAACCACCAAAACATCATGGGTCTTCTGGTACTAGAGATAACAATGCTTGGAGCTGGCTCAAAAGGacaaattttcattatgaaGATATAGATGATGAGCATGCAACTTCAGTTGCAGCTGCAGCATTTGCAATTCATTCTctagaagaagaggaatcacGCAATTCGCAAAAGATAAGAGAGGGTCCCAAATCTTCAAGGACTCGAACTATGAGAACAAAAGAGAACATATCTAGGAACCCAAGTTATG GCGAAACTTCAATGAAGAGGTCATTTGGACAAGATCCTAGGACAAAGGAAACAGCTCTTCCAGTTAGACGCTCAAGCAGTGTATCCTCTCCAAAGCCTCCACCACCAGCTCAAGCAGTGTATCAAAAGGAGAAAGGCATTCCAATACTACACAAAAATGTCTCAAATGGACCACAAACTTGGCAAAAGACCAACATAGAGAAGATTCAACAGCG GTATGAGAAGATAAAGTCAAAAATTCTTTCTTTAAAGTGTGTGAAAAAGATTCAAACCAAATTCCAGATAGAAAGGAAGAAG AGAGaactgaagaagaaaagagaaatgcAAACGCTGAATCATCGGAATAAGATGGAAAGGATAGGTATGTTATCACAAGGATCAAGAGTtgaagacaaaagaaaaaatgaagagtGGGAGGCCAGAGAAAACTCAAACAGAATCAGGAAAACTGGCAAGGTCCCTGTAAAATGTTCATGTTTCAATCCTAGATAG
- the LOC107468401 gene encoding uncharacterized protein LOC107468401: MAVEDYDIETITTFTKDQAKVTASRYLSAPQGSCHDLCKFGIQNATTEAKPWKRAKKRVTVSTGGIKNKVQEENITSLAWTKKSGINSKPSTTSKFGSSNTLADIKEVINEETVNSKKNSRPSAETNVSTKEHNNNDLRKSVSHSKPSPKSKFGSSNSLVDTKEVIYEAAVNSEKNSTTEETNVSTKGHKKKKQNNSDQRFSTKEQTNTDLRISTKEHNRRNLWQAQQESSKIIALIGDKEYPSHTQGETIKDKVVSCSSSRKHSEMNSKQKTKLSLIEGKTTKTTKKASKCTTKKASSLNAKTTKNLKSVSSRKGNEKVEAKPELASNDILREIVHTLDEEHTLPSDHSMLPSAATKGLNHAGHGTCPSESLSILSAGGEGKRSHTRTLSSSSLSLISFGNKGKISHSRTPSGSFLPLINFGSKGKKSHSRTPSGSSLPLISSGGKGKKSHSRSISLSDFSLNISNGKPGKKSHSRSTSLSDFSFNGKPLISSGGKGKKSHSRSTSLSDFSLNTSNGKQHDDATLKKTGNSENVKMGYQVKPRVSTVVGETNKVAPRKLTFRRGKVIEIQPENNNIPRRLKFRPVRTLNYDNPRDINAPTNVITEIYSPKFQIAEAIKMRSIARETGTEVDGSKPESEEEVLIRPPSVEKKANRRLYNNVIEETATMLAEVRKSKVKALVGAFETVISIDSRRQSRSALPEVSTPC; the protein is encoded by the coding sequence ATGGCAGTGGAAGATTATGATATTGAAACAATAACAACCTTCACcaaagatcaagctaaggttaCTGCTTCGCGCTATCTCAGCGCTCCGCAGGGTTCGTGTCATGATTTGTGCAAATTCGGCATCCAAAATGCCACCACCGAAGCTAAACCATGGAAAAGAGCAAAGAAAAGGGTAACTGTTTCCACAGGGGGAATCAAAAACAAAGTACAGGAAGAGAATATAACTTCTTTGGCATGGACAAAGAAATCAGGCATTAATTCAAAGCCTTCTACAACTTCAAAATTTGGAAGTTCCAATACTCTTGCTGACATCAAGGAAGTAATAAATGAAGAAACAGTCAATTCAAAGAAAAATTCACGACCTTCTGCAGAAACAAATGTTTCCACCAAGGAGCACAATAACAATGATCTGAGAAAATCAGTAAGCCATTCAAAGCCTTctccaaaatcaaaatttgGAAGTTCGAATAGTCTTGTTGATACCAAGGAAGTAATATATGAAGCAGCAGTCAATTCAGAGAAAAATTCAACAACTGAAGAAACAAATGTTTCCACCAAGgggcacaagaagaagaagcagaataACAGTGATCAAAGATTTTCCACCAAGGAGCAGACTAACACCGATTTAAGAATTTCAACCAAGGAGCACAATAGGAGGAATCTATGGCAAGCACAGCAagaatcttcaaaaattatagCTTTAATTGGAGACAAGGAATATCCAAGTCATACACAAGGGGAGACAATAAAAGACAAAGTTGTTTCTTGTTCAAGCAGCAGAAAACACTCTGAAATGAATAGCAAACAGAAGACAAAGCTATCATTAATTGAAGGTAAGACTACCAAGACTACCAAAAAAGCTTCAAAATGTACGACGAAGAAAGCTTCAAGCTTGAATGCCAAGACTACCAAGAACTTGAAAAGTGTGTCTTCTAGGAAAGGTAATGAGAAGGTTGAAGCCAAACCTGAATTAGCCAGTAATGACATTCTACGTGAAATTGTGCATACTCTAGACGAGGAACATACTCTACCTTCTGACCACAGCATGTTGCCTTCAGCAGCAACGAAGGGCCTTAATCATGCTGGACATGGAACTTGTCCAAGTGAGTCTTTGTCTATTCTATCCGCTGGAGGTGAAGGCAAGAGATCACATACCCGGACACTATCGAGTtcatctctctctcttatatccTTTGGAAACAAAGGCAAGATATCACATTCGCGGACACCATCAGGTTCATTCCTCCCTCTTATAAACTTTGGAAGTAAAGGCAAGAAATCACATTCACGAACACCATCAGGTTCATCTCTCCCTCTTATATCCTCTGGAGGTAAAGGCAAGAAATCACATTCACGGTCAATATCATTATCTGATTTCTCATTAAACATTTCCAATGGAAAACCTGGCAAGAAATCACATTCACGGTCAACATCATTATCTGATTTCTCATTCAATGGAAAACCTCTTATATCCTCTGGAGGCAAAGGCAAAAAATCACATTCACGGTCAACATCATTATCTGATTTCTCATTAAACACTTCCAATGGAAAACAACACGATGATGCTACTTTGAAGAAGACAGGAAACAGTGAAAATGTGAAGATGGGGTATCAAGTCAAGCCAAGAGTGAGCACAGTAGTTGGGGAAACAAATAAGGTTGCTCCTCGGAAGCTTACTTTTAGGAGAGGAAAGGTGATTGAAATTCAGCCCGAGAACAACAACATTCCAAGGAGACTCAAATTCAGGCCGGTGCGCACCCTTAATTATGACAATCCTAGAGATATCAATGCTCCCACAAATGTCATAACTGAAATATATTCACCTAAATTCCAAATCGCAGAAGCAATTAAAATGAGAAGCATTGCAAGAGAGACTGGTACAGAGGTAGATGGTTCAAAAccagaatctgaggaggaagtGTTAATTAGGCCCCCAAGTGTGGAGAAGAAAGCAAACCGGCGTTTGTATAACAATGTGATTGAAGAGACAGCAACCATGCTTGCTGAGGTCAGGAAGAGCAAGGTCAAGGCACTTGTTGGTGCATTTGAAACAGTAATATCTATTGATTCTCGTAGACAATCCAGGTCCGCTTTACCAGAAGTAAGCACACCATGTTAA